One window of Mediterraneibacter butyricigenes genomic DNA carries:
- a CDS encoding Crp/Fnr family transcriptional regulator: protein MNFENYFPLWNDLNTAQKKIISDNLITRDVKKGTIIHNGNLDCTGLLLVKSGQLRTYILSDEGREITLYRLFDMDMCLLSASCIMRSIQFEVTIETEKDTALWIIPAEIYKGIMKESAPVANYTNELMATRFSDVMWLIEQIMWKSLDKRVASFLLEETSIEGTNELKITHETIANHLGSHREVITRMLRYFQGEGLVKLSRGKITILDSKRLETLQRS, encoded by the coding sequence ATGAACTTCGAAAATTATTTTCCACTATGGAATGACTTAAATACAGCACAGAAAAAAATAATTTCAGACAATTTGATTACACGGGATGTAAAAAAAGGAACGATCATTCACAACGGAAACCTGGATTGTACCGGATTATTACTGGTTAAATCCGGGCAGCTTCGAACTTACATACTTTCAGATGAAGGACGTGAGATTACACTTTACCGTCTGTTCGATATGGATATGTGTCTTTTATCCGCCTCATGTATCATGCGGTCCATTCAATTTGAAGTAACCATTGAAACAGAAAAAGATACTGCTCTTTGGATCATCCCTGCTGAAATCTATAAGGGCATCATGAAGGAATCTGCTCCCGTCGCAAACTATACCAATGAGTTAATGGCTACCCGTTTTTCTGATGTCATGTGGCTGATTGAACAAATCATGTGGAAGAGTTTGGATAAGCGTGTTGCTTCATTTCTTTTAGAAGAGACCTCTATTGAAGGAACAAACGAGCTGAAAATCACTCATGAGACAATTGCTAATCATCTTGGTTCCCACAGGGAAGTTATCACTCGAATGCTCCGATACTTTCAAGGCGAGGGACTCGTCAAACTCTCCCGCGGCAAAATCACAATCCTTGATTCGAAAAGACTGGAAACACTACAAAGATCATAA
- a CDS encoding FAD-dependent oxidoreductase produces the protein MKVIIVGGVAGGATAAARIRRLDEHAEITVFEKSGYISYANCGLPYYIGDVITDPEELTLQTPESFFKRFRINMKIHHEVISIHPDRKTVSVKNLENGEIFEENYDKLILSPGAKPTQPKLPGVGIDKLFTLRTVEDTFRIKEYINKNHPKSAVLAGGGFIGLELAENLRELGMDVTIVQRPKQLMNPFDPDMASIIHSEMRKHGIKLVLDYTVEGFTEKDNGVEVLLKDNPSLLADMVVLAIGVTPDTALAKEAGLELGIKGSIVVNDRMETSVPDIYAAGDAVQVKHYVTGDDALISLAGPANKQGRIIADNICGGDSRYLGSQGSSVIKVFDMTAATTGINETNAQKSGLDVDTVILSPMSHAGYYPGGKVMTMKVVFEKETYRLLGAQIIGYEGVDKRIDVLATAIHAGLKATQLKDLDLAYAPPYSSAKDPVNMAGFMIDNIAKGILKQWHLEDLDKISKDKSAVLLDVRMVYEFSKGHINGFKNIPVDELRERINEVEKGKPVYLICQSGLRSYIASRILEGNGYETFNFSGGFRFYDAVINDRALIERAYTCGMDY, from the coding sequence ATGAAGGTAATAATTGTAGGCGGTGTAGCCGGTGGAGCTACAGCTGCAGCAAGAATACGCAGACTGGATGAACACGCAGAAATTACTGTGTTTGAAAAATCTGGATACATATCCTACGCGAATTGTGGGCTTCCATATTATATTGGAGACGTGATCACAGATCCGGAAGAACTTACACTACAGACACCAGAGAGTTTTTTTAAACGCTTCCGTATTAATATGAAAATTCATCATGAAGTTATCTCCATACATCCAGATCGTAAAACTGTTTCAGTGAAAAATTTGGAGAATGGTGAGATATTTGAAGAAAACTATGATAAGCTGATCCTCTCTCCAGGTGCAAAGCCAACACAGCCAAAGCTTCCTGGAGTAGGTATTGACAAACTTTTTACACTTCGTACTGTAGAAGATACTTTTCGGATAAAGGAATATATTAATAAGAATCATCCAAAATCTGCTGTATTGGCGGGTGGTGGCTTTATTGGTCTGGAACTGGCAGAAAATTTGAGAGAGCTTGGCATGGATGTTACGATTGTCCAGCGGCCTAAGCAGCTGATGAATCCTTTTGATCCGGATATGGCATCCATAATTCATAGTGAAATGAGAAAGCACGGGATAAAACTGGTACTGGATTATACGGTAGAAGGATTTACAGAAAAGGACAATGGAGTAGAGGTTCTATTAAAAGATAATCCATCTCTTCTGGCTGATATGGTAGTGCTGGCAATCGGAGTTACACCAGACACCGCTTTAGCAAAAGAAGCCGGTCTGGAACTTGGCATCAAGGGAAGTATCGTAGTGAATGACAGGATGGAAACTTCTGTACCGGATATTTATGCAGCAGGTGATGCAGTTCAGGTAAAACATTATGTTACGGGTGATGATGCACTAATCTCTTTGGCTGGACCAGCCAATAAACAGGGCAGGATCATCGCAGATAATATTTGCGGCGGTGATAGCCGTTACCTGGGCAGTCAGGGAAGCTCCGTTATCAAAGTGTTTGATATGACAGCAGCTACTACAGGTATCAATGAAACCAATGCCCAAAAGTCAGGATTAGATGTAGATACAGTGATTCTTTCTCCTATGAGTCATGCCGGTTACTATCCTGGTGGAAAAGTGATGACCATGAAGGTGGTTTTTGAAAAAGAGACGTATCGTTTGCTTGGTGCTCAGATTATTGGATATGAAGGCGTTGATAAACGTATTGATGTGCTGGCAACAGCAATTCATGCAGGACTGAAGGCAACTCAATTGAAAGATTTGGATCTCGCATATGCACCGCCTTATTCCTCTGCAAAGGATCCTGTAAATATGGCCGGATTCATGATAGACAATATAGCAAAAGGTATCTTAAAACAATGGCATTTGGAAGATCTGGATAAGATTTCTAAAGATAAAAGTGCTGTGTTGCTGGATGTGAGAATGGTATATGAATTTAGCAAGGGTCATATTAATGGATTTAAAAACATTCCTGTAGATGAACTGAGGGAACGTATCAATGAAGTTGAGAAAGGAAAGCCTGTATATCTGATATGCCAGAGTGGGCTGCGTAGTTATATTGCCAGCCGTATTCTGGAAGGAAATGGATATGAAACATTCAACTTTTCCGGCGGCTTCCGCTTCTATGATGCAGTGATTAATGACCGTGCACTGATCGAAAGGGCATATACATGCGGTATGGATTATTAG